Part of the Cydia fagiglandana chromosome 26, ilCydFagi1.1, whole genome shotgun sequence genome, aaatgccaacgttcttcttcaacacattctgatacttattgtgaataactttataataataataattttatgttgatagaaaattgttttagggttattcttagaaacgcgtggaggtatcaagttgaaataaataacaaatactaatggctcagtttaaaaaaaaaattgtgcttagtaaaagtcgactattctatcgacatccatatgtcgatagaatagtcgatatttaattaagcactaggagcagacgcatttttgctctcgccggccggggtatggTAATAAGTCAAGTAACCGACAGTATAAGCCAGGTATTACCTTGAAGGCCTTCCCGCACAGGTCACACGCGTGAGTGACCCGCGTGGCACGCTTCTCGTGCGCGCCGCCCGCGTGTCGCACGCCAGTACGCGCGTACACTTTGCCAACACACGCCGCACCACGCTCGTCGCATTTTGACGGTTCCGCATTGTGTTTCCTGAAATGTTTCGTTTTATTGAACGAGCGAAGCGAAGATCTCAGATTTAGCTTCGGCAAAAATGCACTCGTAACTTCGCCCACTGACGAAATGCAACATCAAAATAGCCCATACTTTTAGAACTaacacgggacttaatcgcgtaaaacgTTACGTGTTTATTTAGTGAATAATCAAgatcaagtgcgggtagttcgcaAAAACCGCGCAGCAAGAAGATGTTGATACAATTCCTCGCCAGTCTGCCTGTGACCACTAACGTAATTTAACGTCACGCTCGAAACATCAAGccataaataaaagtaagttttacgtgttagttataaaagtgcgagtcggactcgcccaccgagggttccgtacgttgtagtattttttgttatagcggtaacagaaacacatcatttgtgaaaagtTCAACTgtactatcacggttcatgatttTTTACACCAGACAGATGTCACTAGAGAGACGAACTGCCAGGGGAGTCTGAGTCATAGGGTCccgtttgctttatttataccctttgcgtacggaactctaaaaatatttaacaCGCTAAAATATCATGCAATGTTTCAAGTTCAATGAtactattttttagggttccgtacccaaagggcaaaacgggaccctattactaaatcttcgctgtccgtccgtccgtccgtctgtcaccaggctgtatctcacgaaccgtgatagctagacagttgaaattttcacagatgatgtatttctgttgccgctataacaacaaatactaaaaacagaataaaataaagatttaaatggggctcccatacagcaacgtgatgtttgaccaaagttaagcaacgtcgggagtggtcagtacttggatgggtgaccgttttctttttgcatttttttccgtttttttttttttgctttatggtacggaacccttcgtgcgctagtccgactcgcacttgcccggtttttaagaaCTTACTTAACATGTGCTCGCAGGCTGCCAGTGTGACTTAACTTTTGGTCGCATTGCGGGCACGGCAGGGGCTTCTTACGGAGCTTGATTTTGTACGAGTAATTTCTGGAACACAAGtgttatttcatcatcatcatcatatcagtctTATCGCCCtgtgctgagcataggcctctcttctatactctgtatctttaggtatttaaataaaaaaaaaacaaattcctCCATCAAATggatttttaaaatttaactgtaggctgtactcctcatagtaaccaacatttgttcagcaacttttaaaaataacttgtggtttgatttttaatacactttaaagtttattctaagacgcaatgtattgcgaattttgtcatgtttaaggcgtgacaagcaacgtcaatcacaatgatatggcgtggcaatggcgtccattgaagataatatttattttgtatgaaagatAGCAagtataaatacttcataatttttaaaagttgttgaacaaaagtgtcaccgtttgaggagtacaatccatgttttaattatttgctcgtgttacaggccacacccggtataattctCTTTTCTAATCTAGTTTACCGCGCGTTGCTCCTCAAAATCCTGGTGGCGTATTTCCTGCTGTTCCCTGATTTGGCAGTGTTTGTGGGATTCCTTGATAATGTTCTCGTCTTCACAGTTGTTTGGGTTGCTTTAGTTGTCTGAAAAACAATGTTATTGAAAACCCATAGAAGGTATAGCATCCtatatactgcaaaacgtaattcaagaccaaaaaaagtgaggcaataatttgtttgtaaaattgtaaattccttttgataaataatcacgctaagatattttattcattagtaattttactcctaatatttaaaaaagtacttttatttatttatttgtacatcaatacaagacgcgctagtaaaaaagtggcaacatttcttactttttttggtcttgaattacgttttgcagtatagaagtgatatacgcgtgcctccgtgagggacaagacatacgcaatgcgacaatattaaaaacacgtactaacattcctgacaacataccaaaaacaatctaacgtaattcggtcgggttatttgttgcccaccataaaccatactacatttatggtggggaacaaacaaaaaattagactgacaaggacaagcaataataccgctttctctgctactcctactgaaagttctataagtgtatctcgttcggtcatttggcTTCTAACTTTTCAAGAATCATGTttagtttttgtaaacattcctgtacaaacagcaacactcctaactgtataagtagtcaactgtaaaaatatgggtgtagccaacttattcaaaaatatgtcccatagttcttaattcactgacataagagttatgggacatatttttgagatgatttgtgcacccatatttttacagcggactgtacatcagtggaacttattataaaaggcataaggtctactgatggacagttaacagtctGGGCGATGGTACGAGTAGAAATATTCGATCTAATGttagttgcaggcgtccatagcctACGGTGACTACTTATCATCAGGCGGGCCGAATCCTTGTTTGCCATCAATATGGTATAAAAAACGTAAGCGATGTTGATGGCGCTCTACAGCTCTATATACTGGGTGATTTGTTCTGGGGctcatgtacagtcgccatcagatatatcggagcggccaaggtgttcacaatatctgaacacgcactctaacgccttgacaatagaggcgtgctcagatatttgtgccCTTCTTCAGACTGATTCAGACAGTTCATGAATCAACAACTTTTTGCTAAAAAGTAGCTGACTTACCGAGGTACTTGTGGTGGGCTGTTCACTGCTCGGTTCACGACTGACAGACTCACAATTAACTGCTGGACCTGAATCGCCCCCGGTCTGAGGCGAAGGCACTGTCTCAGGTGGCTCGATTTTGAGATTCTTGTCTTCCAGTGCCTTTGACTGAAATtataggtacagatgtagtgcataattattttccatcgtattttcacggaaagtTCGTTAGGCATAAAaggtcatgtttttttttaatgtgtttactTAAAAGTTTTACTTTTTCACAGCTCTAAGGGGCCgtggttttaatttcaactcaatatctccacgcgttcccgagataaagtCCTGACAGACAGATGGATGGACGTACGGACAACCAATAAAACCGATTGATGCAAACAAAAGTAACTCTGTTTCACataatttcattggaggtaatttgtgcTAGATGTTTtaaaaagatgtgtcccgccgagtttcttGATGGCcccataataatattatgataccCGATACCCTCCTCTCGATCGgataaatcttctcgaggcagaggtgtagggttggagccggtgtagctttatttgacgttcataagcgcagtgtaatatgcctacttgaataataaactaccTTTTTCTTTATCTTAGAATTAGAACCGTGGGACGCTGGAGGTTGAATAATatcaactagagatgcaacggatagttgtttggccggataccggatattcggcctgaccatcggccgagtatccggtattcggccagcggaactatagtTTGGTTTGACCTGACCTGTACCTATagtgcaggtttgacctgtttcctagtgaacgttcgtgCGGACACATTGCTaagttcgaaatgagtgcgcgtgcaagtcagtggaatgtttaaattgttttaaaataataaacaagtacgattatgatcaagactgtttcttaaatccaattagtttactccaaaatcaagcaatgttactatccggatccggccggatagtaggtcactatccggtatccggccggatagttaAATAATGGCccgataggccggataccggatatccggtgcatctctaatatcaACAACTCACATCTTGCGGTGTCGGAGCACTATGTGCCTCATTGACAGCGGGTGGTGGTGTTCCTGGTTCTAGTTTAATAGTTATTATCTCTGGTTTGACATCTTCATGCTCAATCTGAAACAAGTTttatattacaagcttttatttagtttcacctgaccgttgtctatgtgtaatcaaatcttgcaagttaaatttgatccacttcccggtttccaattgagctgaaattttgcatgcatgtataaatcggatgacaatgcaatattatggtaccatcgagctgatctgatgatggagacaggaggtggccataggaactttgtgatgaaacaacgcaacctaattgtgttaggggtttttagaattgtcttgatgagtattagttgtctgtcttaagaaaagtacagtcagcgataaaagcttgcgccaaaaatatttttttttgccaaaaacttataaaaaaacataGAGAAATATGAGTAAGGAAAGAGTGGTAACTGTcaattctatggaacttgctaactaaagtgtcattctatggaacttgtaACTCTGTAAAggaaagtcactagtaaattcatcattcttcgACAAtgtcaatatggcggtttgtttacatggttagcaagttccatagaatgacaataaacaaacatttaaacatttattactcaaataagtgacacagcattacagtaaaaactaaggcactgtgaaactacaaaaaataaaataaaagaaaacaacaaaaaaactacaaataaaaaccaaagacaaattaaacattacatTTGGGCACTTTAtatataattttcttatttcaaaACGCGATTATTTCGTAGTCAACTTCTAGCGTCAACTAGCGGAATTTATTAGTACTGCTAgtcgacaatagatgtcgcgacgAACTAAAACTCTAATACTCAACCGTTTTcacctaatattataaccggattaactcTATTTTCAATTTATTCTTGTATAAGTATATAAATCTAATTGTAAGTTGTCCTTTAACAGTTAGAAAGGAATGTATTATTTGTGAGGTGAAAATAAACATATTAAATTTAACCTCGtaccgcccaccatacaaaattatacccaaggaagttagaatcttgctgtattttcaattgggttgaatttaatttgttcgaaaattttacgagataaatgaaatgctacctagactacctactttatttttaattaaggttgacattccatcgaatctgagtgtacatcctaatgtacattgggcggcacgaggttaaaaaaataacttactACAATTGGTTGGAAAGACGGTGCAATATTGACTTTGCTGAGCAGATATTTGAGGTTCCTGATGCCCTGGAGTGCCGTCTTCTGGAACTGGTGGACGGACAGCATCTTGACTTGGCAATCCATGCACAGCAGGAGGTGGCAGGCTTTCAGGTCAGACTGAAAAAATACTAgtttttattacattaacatagaataagtaatagtactaccgtacaaataaggtttgacagcgattcagggtcgaatcatggtatccctttctaacttatagcactatccctttcagctATTTAGAGTTGTCCAAATTTAAGTAACTAGAAAATAGAATAGAAgaatagaaaataatttatttgaaacaacACATCTTAAAATTAATACAGACAAACATGTAACATAGGTTAGTGTAATTGGTTGTTTCAAAGAGGATACCACTCAGCATGTGTCGGAGCACTTAGTGCaacgacgctgattttcagtggacccttgaacttataaaaataataaattaaacaataccAAAAAGaaatgcataaaataaaataataatggctGGATGCATAAAACAGAATTACAATTCTTTCATAAACAGGAACTTGTGGGAACAGAGATGATTATATAGCCACATTTTTACAGCATTACCTTTACTGAAGCGCTGGACAAACTATCACACCGTCGTTAAGAATAGCAAAAacaattttacaatttttttttaaaaaagtaCTACAATGATAATAACTAAGAATCTTATCCATGGTTGTGTACGCTAAGGGgtgtcaagttgtgtcaaccctaataattccTCTGAGCAATGCTGAGCTGAACGGAGctgagtttgcccgaagtcaggagtatcTCCCCACTAGGTTACAAATTTGAATAAAGTCTTAGTTCAGGGGTCACCAAATGGCGGACCGTACTGTATCCGGACTGCTGACCTATGTTATGTTTATGCCTCTTTAATATACTCAAGTAGAAACGGACCACGATAGTCATTTTAAGAACTGGACCCCTGAAGAACTTGACAGCATCTAACCCGACTAATCACCTCTAGCCTAGTCTGGACACTCTGGACCCGACTAATTGGTGACCCCTGTTCTCAAAAtattggttttttttaaatattttgtttacagTATTCTGGGTAGTATAATTATGTGTGCGGGACTTTAGATATGGCCTGAAGGTAGGGTTGCCATCTCTAAAATTTAGCAACCAGGACAAGACGTGTAAAAACCCCGGATTTTGGAGCCCAGAACCCGGACATTtcaacagttttttttaaaacttaatcaatataataaaaaatggtttaaaatgtcataaatcaactttttatttatttttaaaggcaTTAAAATTAAGTCTAATCATCTTTTATCATCATTTtaaaagtaacataataaaatcttCTTACAGTTTGTCACAAATTGTTTTAATAGTCAGTTTGgttttttatacttaaataacacaaattattatagttacttactcTGTTATAAAAACCAAaccttattaaaatatttacccactttctacttatttttttttacaaaaaaatcttaaaaatactGAGATCATTTTAGTATTAAAAAATCTTACAAATCTTGAAGTTTTAACTCAATAATAATTCTCTAAAGTTTTCATCAGCAGCCATAAGTTAACAACAAAAAAGTCCCTTAACATATTTGAAATTTTAGTTTAGTGTTCTTAAATCTTACGCAAACAAAACCTAAACCTTTTAAAAGTTTTAAggttatttatttcttaaaacaacatataaaataaccaaacataaaaaaatcttcTTAGACTTAAACAGAGACTCAGTGTTGTTTTCAGTcttgcattttttatttttctaaataactCTTGT contains:
- the LOC134677628 gene encoding zinc finger protein 358-like isoform X2, whose product is MDCQVKMLSVHQFQKTALQGIRNLKYLLSKVNIAPSFQPIVIEHEDVKPEIITIKLEPGTPPPAVNEAHSAPTPQDVSYKNLKIEPPETVPSPQTGGDSGPAVNCESVSREPSSEQPTTSTSTTKATQTTVKTRTLSRNPTNTAKSGNSRKYATRILRSNARNYSYKIKLRKKPLPCPQCDQKLSHTGSLRAHVKKHNAEPSKCDERGAACVGKVYARTGVRHAGGAHEKRATRVTHACDLCGKAFKVKKSLTEHLLTHQGVRPYKCELCPATFSYNSALCNHANTKHHKKRKQAKKETDAQEN
- the LOC134677628 gene encoding zinc finger protein 479-like isoform X1, which translates into the protein MDCQVKMLSVHQFQKTALQGIRNLKYLLSKVNIAPSFQPIVIEHEDVKPEIITIKLEPGTPPPAVNEAHSAPTPQDSKALEDKNLKIEPPETVPSPQTGGDSGPAVNCESVSREPSSEQPTTSTSTTKATQTTVKTRTLSRNPTNTAKSGNSRKYATRILRSNARNYSYKIKLRKKPLPCPQCDQKLSHTGSLRAHVKKHNAEPSKCDERGAACVGKVYARTGVRHAGGAHEKRATRVTHACDLCGKAFKVKKSLTEHLLTHQGVRPYKCELCPATFSYNSALCNHANTKHHKKRKQAKKETDAQEN